Below is a window of Oceanipulchritudo coccoides DNA.
GGCGAGGAGCTGTAGCCGCCCGTGAGCTGCTTAAGGTCCTGAACAAGGGTCATCACATCGCCATCACGATAGACGGGCCAAGAGGGCCCTGCTACGAGGCGCAGCTGGGGGCCTCGTTGCTGGTGCAGCTGACAGGTGCTCCTGTCGTGCTCCTCGGGGCTGAATGCGAATCCTGCCGCAGCCTTCGCAGCTGGGATCGCTTCATCATTCCGCGCCCTTTCAGCCGCGTGAAAATAAAAATGGACCACCTCGCGCTGGATTCCCGCGAAACGGGAAAAGAACAACGCAAAGTGATCCAGCAATTAATTCAGAAACAGCTGTCAGGGCTGACCAGTGATCTTCACCGGAACGCCTGACCGGCGTTTAACTCCAGAAAACCGGGGGGATTAGAATACCGGTTCGAAGACCACGGTAGCGCCTGGGAAGACAACTCCGTTTGAGCCTTCGCTCCAGATCTCGTCGTTGATGAGGACTTTGAACTCGATTTCGTTGGTCACGGAAGTGCTCTTCCATACCCACTCGTCGGCGCCCTTGTTCGTCATCACTTCACCGGCGGTCCAGGTCAGTCCGGAGCTACCCCCACGAATGTAGAGCTCATTGCCGTATCCGGCATCGAATTTCGCGATGACGGTGGTAACGACGGGCTTACGCTTCACAGGAGCCTTTTTCCGTACGGCCTTCTTGGCGGGTGCCTTCTTGGCGACTACCTTCTTGACGGCGGTCTTCTTGACGGCGGTTTTCTTTGGAGCCACTTTCTTTGTGGCGGTTTTCTTTGGAGCCGCAGCCTTTTTCACAGCCTTTTTGGCGGCTGTCTTCTTGACGGCGGTTTTCTTAACGGTGGCAGACTTGGTTGTCTTGCGGGCCGTTTTCTTGGTTGGTGCTTTTGCCATGTTTATTTTCAGGTTTATAGATCAGATGCTTTATTTAAAAAGCACAGTTTGGAATGCATGTTTAATGCCAAACCACAATAGCAAAATTACTCCCTGAGGAAGGAACTCTATAAGCCCTGATGGCGGGTTTCCTTACCGGTCGTGAGGAAGATGACTTCCTCGGCCAGGTTGGTGGCATGATCGGCAATCCGCTCGAGTGATTTTGAGATGAAAATCAGGTCCAGGTATTTGTTAATTTCCTCTGGATCGAGCTTGGCCTGTTTGATCAGGCCCTTGAAATTTTCCTTGTTGAGGGCATCGACCTCGCTGTCCTTTGCCAACACCGCGTAGGCCTTCTCAGGGTCCTCGGCGATGAAGCATTGGAGGGCATCCTGCAGCATGCCCCCGGCCATTTGGGCCATGTCGGGGATGTTGAGAAGATCGGAAACAACAGCACCCTTGGTCATGAGCTTTTTCGATCGCTTGGCGATGTTGCGGGCTTCATCGCCGACCCTCTCGAGGTCATGGCTGGCCTTGATGGCGACCGTAATGAGCCGCAAGTCTGAGGCAACGGGAGAACGGAGAGTCAGGTACCGTGTCGCCTCGTGATCAATCTCGATCTCGAGGGCATCGATGTCATCATCTTCGCGGATGACCGTTTTGGCCAGTTCGAGGTCCTTCTCGGTGAGAGACTGGACCCCTTTCTCCAGGGCGGCATTTGCCTTCTCGCCCATCAGGAGGAGATGGGACCTCATTGTTTCCAATTCGCTGTGAAAGAACCTCTTCATAATGATATTGAATGATCTGAGTGATGAATTGTCACGATATTAACCGAATCGTCCGGTGATGTAGGCCTCGGTCTGGGAATTCTTAGGTTTGAAGAAAATGTCTTCAGTGGTGCCGTACTCAATCAACTTCCCAAGATAGAAGAAGGCCGTATTGTCCGAGACACGGGCGGCTTGCTGCATGTTATGGGTCACGATAACAATTGTGTAGTGATTTTTTAACTCGTTAATGAGTTCCTCGATTTTCCCGGTGGCAATCGGGTCGAGAGCGGAACACGGTTCATCCATGAGGATGACCTCGGGCTGGTTGGCAATGGCCCGGGCGATACAGAGCCGTTGCATCTGGCCGCCTGAGAGACCGAGGGCGCTTTCATTGAGCCTGTCCTTCACCTCATCCCACAGGGCCGCTCCCTTGAGGCTAGTCTCGACAATTTCATCCAGCTCGGACTTTTTGTTTCTTCCCGAAACCCGGAGGCTGTAGATCACATTCTCGTAAATGGATTTTGGGAACGGATTGGATTTCTGGAAGACCATACCGATGCGCTTGCGCAGGGAAATGACTTCCGTGAGGGGATCGAAAACGCTGTGTCCATTGACCAGGATATCGCCCTCATGGCGGACACCATCGATGAGGTCATTCATACGGTTGATGCTCCGCAGCAAGGTGGATTTCCCGCAACCGGAAGGACCAATGAAGGCCGTGACCTGTTCCTTCGGGATATCAAACTGCAGATTGTGCAGGGCCTGGCTTGCTCCGTAGAAAAAGTTAAAGTCCCGAATCTGAATGTAGGATTCGTCTGCTAATGCTCCGTTCGCCTGGTTGGCTTTGGGGGAATCGACTGCTGGTGCTGTGCTCATGGGCAAATTCTGTCAGGTTGAATTGCTGGAAGATTAAAAGGTGCTCGTCTTGAATTTTTTGCGCAAGTGGTTGCGAATCAGGACTGCACCGAGGTTAAGGACGATCACGAGAAGGATCAAAAGGAAGGTGGTGGCGAAGACCATGGGCCTTGCGGCTTCAGAGTCGGGCGATTGGAAACCGAGATCGTATATGTGAAACCCGAGGTGCATGAATTTTCGTTCAAAGTGGAAGAACGGGAATTGCCCGTCGATGGGGAGACTGGGAGCGAGCTTTACGACGCCGACAATCATCAGCGGGGCGACCTCACCGGCACCACGCGCCATGGCGAGGATCAGGCCTGTCAGGATTCCCGGGGCGGAGGCCGGAAGAACAATCCGTTGGATCGTCTGCCATTTTGAGGCCCCGCAGGCGAGGCTGGCCTCACGGGCTCCCCGCGGCACCGCAGCAAGGGCTTCCTCGGTGGAGACAACCACGACCGGCACGGTCATCAGGGCAAGGGTGAGGGAGGCCCAGAGGATTCCACCGGTGCCGAAGGTTGCGGTTGGGAGCCGATCCGAGAAGAAAAGCTGATCTATGGATCCGCCGACAAAATATACGAAGAACCCAAGCCCGAAGACGCCATAGACGATGGAAGGAACACCGGCGAGGTTGTTGACGGCGATGCGCACGCTTTGAACAAATGGGCCCTGCTTGGCATACTCCCGCAGGTAAATGGCGGCAATGACGCCGAAGGGCATGACAGCCGCGCTCATGAGCACAGTCATGACAAAGGTTCCGAAGATGGCGGGAAAAATCCCGCCCTCGGTATTTGCCTCGCGGGGGCGTTCACTGAGG
It encodes the following:
- a CDS encoding lysophospholipid acyltransferase family protein, with the translated sequence MSETANSSPKIHSVSGLQRVLLAAFAWCLRKWMKTLEFEDLVSLNRVVNKAPTGTIFLLWHNRLFPLMSALVRVGVEGREFHGLVSASRDGGQLSYFMESIGVKPIRGSSSRRGAVAARELLKVLNKGHHIAITIDGPRGPCYEAQLGASLLVQLTGAPVVLLGAECESCRSLRSWDRFIIPRPFSRVKIKMDHLALDSRETGKEQRKVIQQLIQKQLSGLTSDLHRNA
- the pstB gene encoding phosphate ABC transporter ATP-binding protein PstB gives rise to the protein MSTAPAVDSPKANQANGALADESYIQIRDFNFFYGASQALHNLQFDIPKEQVTAFIGPSGCGKSTLLRSINRMNDLIDGVRHEGDILVNGHSVFDPLTEVISLRKRIGMVFQKSNPFPKSIYENVIYSLRVSGRNKKSELDEIVETSLKGAALWDEVKDRLNESALGLSGGQMQRLCIARAIANQPEVILMDEPCSALDPIATGKIEELINELKNHYTIVIVTHNMQQAARVSDNTAFFYLGKLIEYGTTEDIFFKPKNSQTEAYITGRFG
- the phoU gene encoding phosphate signaling complex protein PhoU, translating into MKRFFHSELETMRSHLLLMGEKANAALEKGVQSLTEKDLELAKTVIREDDDIDALEIEIDHEATRYLTLRSPVASDLRLITVAIKASHDLERVGDEARNIAKRSKKLMTKGAVVSDLLNIPDMAQMAGGMLQDALQCFIAEDPEKAYAVLAKDSEVDALNKENFKGLIKQAKLDPEEINKYLDLIFISKSLERIADHATNLAEEVIFLTTGKETRHQGL